From Glycine max cultivar Williams 82 chromosome 11, Glycine_max_v4.0, whole genome shotgun sequence, the proteins below share one genomic window:
- the LOC100812899 gene encoding transcription factor LHW produces the protein MGFLLKEALRTLCSRNRWSYAIFWKIGCNNSKLLIWEDYYYEPLPSPFPPRDGEGCWFSSESQLIQEEDRVCVLINKMMVNNSVSIAGEGIVGRAAFTGNYQWILLNNFTRDAYPPEVYPELHYQFSAGMQTVAVIPVLPHGVVQLGSFLPIMEDIGFVNDVKNLFLQLGCVPGALLSEDYSAKVSNKKFAGPVTVNPPLITSDCTPSVANGSNQLTNSPLASRPVAQPPYPLRGGINNYQGSLLTPQAHNPNLIFDGICQPKAHSMIKTNVCGQPKKTVVEAEAKVIPANFDSCLQQHSVYNARSEFNELSSFNQSNLSDCCLKYIEQQTSGVGRQSHVNPNMNLSSALNMPLLKTNGGKILQQNQSSSSSSLLGGIPICSGSNLLRTNMINCSVSNPPKVSTSDFSGTHKVGFGLQSNNATTNAGLCSVPNFTNQSVTSHMNLEGSDQKNQAYDAFASADQRQDDDLLQAALKIPSLNLEEHVPMGDQIPGFVQDCLNKDVTSQHMMKMNVKHEEAYAQLPSGDDLFDVLGMDLKRRLLNGSWNKLLATDSDDNTEHLDKKATCMNLQGVGPDNSYSVNEAISESGIFSGTGTDHLLDAVVSKAQSSAKQNYDEMSCRTTLTRISTASIPSPVCKQVMPDHVVPRGLFDFPKTGVKTAAAETSSLRSGCSKDDAGNCSQTTSIYGSKLSSWVENSSNVKRESSVSTGYSKRPDEVCKSNRKRLKPGENPRPRPKDRQMIQDRVKELREIVPNGAKCSIDALLEKTIKHMLFLQSVTKHADKLKQTGESKIVSKEGGLLLKDNFEGGATWAYEVGSQSMVCPIIVEDLNPPRQMLVEMLCEERGFFLEIADLIRGLGLTILKGVMEARNDKIWARFAVEANRDVTRMEIFMSLVRLLDQTVKGGGASSSNAIDNNMMVYQSFPQATQITATGRPSSLQ, from the exons ATGGGGTTTTTGCTCAAAGAGGCTTTGAGGACTCTGTGCTCAAGGAATCGCTGGTCTTATGCCATTTTTTGGAAGATCGGTTGCAATAATTCCAA GCTGTTAATCTGGGAAGATTACTACTATGAACCCTTGCCATCTCCTTTCCCACCACGAGATGGGGAAGGATGCTGGTTTTCTTCGGAGTCTCAGCTTATTCAGGAGGAGGACAGAGTCTGTGTATTGATTAACAAAATGATGGTGAATAATTCAGTCAGTATTGCTGGAGAAGG GATAGTTGGACGGGCGGCATTTACAGGAAACTATCAGTGGATTCTTTTGAACAATTTCACTAGAGATGCTTATCCGCCAGAG GTATATCCTGAGTTGCATTACCAATTTTCAGCTGGAATGCAG ACGGTGGCAGTTATTCCTGTGCTTCCCCATGGGGTTGTTCAACTAGGTTCTTTCTTGCCG ATAATGGAAGATATAGGATTTGTGAATGATGTAAAGAACTTGTTCTTGCAATTGGGATGTGTACCTGGTGCCCTTCTATCTGAAGACTATTCAGCAAaggtttctaataaaaaatttgctGGACCTGTGACTGTTAATCCACCTCTCATTACTTCAGATTGCACTCCCTCGGTAGCTAATGGTTCCAACCAACTTACTAATTCTCCTCTTGCTTCAAGGCCTGTTGCTCAGCCACCTTATCCTCTAAGGGGAGGAATAAATAATTACCAGGGTTCTTTATTGACACCTCAAGCCCATAACCCGAACCTGATATTTGATGGCATTTGCCAACCAAAGGCTCATTCAATGATCAAAACAAATGTCTGTGGCCAACCAAAGAAGACCGTTGTTGAGGCTGAAGCTAAAGTGATACCTGCAAATTTTGATTCATGTCTGCAACAGCATTCTGTTTATAATGCTAGATCTGAATTCAATGAGTTATCTAGTTTCAATCAATCAAATCTGAGTGACTGCTGCCTTAAATATATTGAACAACAAACATCAGGTGTTGGGAGACAGAGTCATGTTAATCCTAACATGAATTTATCAAGTGCCTTAAATATGCCTCTACTAAAAACCAATGGAGGAAAAATTCTGCAACAGAATCAGAGTTCTAGTAGCAGTTCACTACTTGGAGGAATCCCAATATGTAGTGGGAGTAATCTTTTGAGGACAAATATGATTAACTGCTCAGTTTCAAATCCTCCCAAAGTATCCACTTCTGATTTTTCTGGAACACACAAGGTTGGGTTTGGTCTTCAAAGTAACAATGCAACAACTAATGCTGGGCTTTGTTCTGTGCCTAATTTCACTAATCAATCAGTTACCAGTCACATGAATCTAGAAGGCTCTGATCAGAAGAATCAGGCATATGATGCTTTCGCTTCAGCTGATCAAAGGCAAGATGATGATTTGCTTCAGGCTGCTCTTAAGATTCCATCTCTTAATCTTGAGGAGCATGTGCCTATGGGTGATCAAATCCCTGGTTTTGTTCAAGATTGCCTCAATAAAGATGTTACCAGTCAACATATGATGAAAATGAATGTTAAGCATGAAGAAGCCTATGCTCAACTTCCATCTGGTGATGACCTCTTCGATGTTTTAGGTATGGATTTGAAAAGGAGACTACTCAATGGAAGCTGGAATAAGTTGCTTGCCACAGATTCAGATGACAACACAGAACATCTAGATAAAAAGGCAACATGCATGAATTTGCAAGGTGTAGGTCCTGATAATAGTTATTCAGTTAATGAAGCAATATCAGAAAGTGGCATCTTCTCTGGAACAGGCACAGACCACCTTTTAGATGCTGTGGTTTCAAAAGCTCAATCTTCTGCAAAACAGAATTATGATGAAATGTCATGCAGGACAACATTGACAAGGATTAGTACAGCCTCCATTCCTTCTCCTGTCTGCAAGCAAGTTATGCCTGATCATGTTGTCCCAAGGGGATTGTTTGATTTTCCTAAGACCGGAGTTAAAACAGCTGCTGCTGAAACAAGTTCTCTTAGGTCTGGGTGTAGCAAGGATGATGCTGGAAACTGCTCTCAAACTACTTCCATATATGGGTCTAAGCTTAGTTCATGGGTTGAGAATAGTAGTAATGTGAAACGTGAAAGCAGTGTTTCAACTGGATACTCCAAGCGACCAGATGAAGTTTGCAAATCAAATCGTAAAAGACTTAAACCTGGAGAGAACCCTAGGCCTCGGCCTAAAGATCGCCAAATGATTCAAGATCGTGTAAAAGAGTTGCGGGAAATTGTGCCAAATGGAGCAAAA TGTAGCATAGATGCACTTCTGGAAAAGACCATCAAGCATATGCTTTTCCTGCAAAGTGTAACAAAGCATGCTGACAAGCTGAAACAGACAGGGGAGTCTAAG ATAGTTAGTAAAGAAGGTGGATTGCTATTAAAAGATAACTTTGAGGGAGGGGCTACATGGGCATATGAGGTTGGCTCGCAATCAATGGTTTGTCCAATCATTGTTGAAGATCTCAATCCTCCTCGTCAGATGCTAGTAGAG ATGCTTTGTGAGGAACGGGGTTTCTTTCTGGAAATAGCCGACTTAATCAGAGGATTAGGTTTAACAATCTTGAAGGGGGTCATGGAAGCTCGCAATGACAAGATCTGGGCACGCTTTGCTGTTGAG GCAAACAGGGATGTAACGAGGATGGAAATATTTATGTCACTGGTTCGTCTTTTGGATCAAACAGTGAAGGGCGGTGGTGCATCTTCATCGAATGCAATTGATAACAACATGATGGTGTATCAATCTTTCCCACAAGCTACCCAGATAACAGCAACTGGTAGGCCCAGTAGTTTGCAATGA